A single genomic interval of Stieleria maiorica harbors:
- a CDS encoding choice-of-anchor M domain-containing protein has product MTDGISEDDALWMLDDSHSHYNFGFSKPGRYEVDVKVSGYFGDDGLATANAAGLSKSQEVTLYFSVISVGQLQFGADSYAVDEDAGTASIDVIRGGGSDGRVTVNYATSNGTADAGQDYTATTGTLEFLDGETVKTIAIPITEELVGEGDETFQVTLSSPTPANMNGYLVDVEGDANGLLGQTTTAVVTIADGAVNTPPTLAQIDDQFVAKNGSTGSIALVVGDAETAVADLVVTATSSNTTVVPEGNITLGGNGADRTITITPGADQIGSTTITVTVTDGSGLQTSESFELNVSGGLVPFGMASHYGGDSMQRLAVADFTGDGTPDVVSVAGYAGSMTFMEGIGDGGFLAPIGINADAGLFVGTFSTTDFDGDNDLDFIIAEYTFDTVTGAATDGELVLYRNDGAGQFSRTVLRQGLPAVNRNAAGDINADGRPDVVYSKGSTSLVLQTQNAAGELEPEIVLASLSSRASVVLEDIDNDGDLDIVASDSSAGTLLVFVNDGAGNFGTPQTLTAEVGRPSLEEVVDLNGDGRPDLIVKEGSSPTAGYYPQTADGSFGGRVELPINARTIDSLSTADFNGDGILDVGFTNRDWDDAYSYFDFNVGWLYGKGGGGFGPSIVAQRFASVSYDFATADLDGDSDPDIVAAVLQDPGVAVLLNQSAEDPMRFIAPEARTYTAGDPIDLQIFFGLPITVTGTPRIALTLGAETVYAEYAAGSGTSTLQFTYQVADTDVDLDGVQLASNVIDLNGGTLSDPLGSDAALQFPTTVLEGVIVNAVGPVVAQISRIDTTPTESEMVRFRVEFAEAVEGVDVVDFDAQMFDGDISGATIESVTGSGDTYELTVSTGTGSGVLALSVKESATITDLQGDPLARGYVGGEVYTLRRSAPGPIDVYYTKGHGDYRPVLNGGQLTYVLHGDPAEVPSGEVPSDEISTYVDSTGIVNRPEDQAYEFLGVGGNEPLYVIPNIQSPTLPFLGFSGESVPEGAFASYVPDHPNVTSSSARPYIKLEMLDVRSTSGGEFSMWSNPPSWNPSAGVSVYMATSDGISDADALFLRVGSHGHFNVGFSEPGVYEVDVFASGYLDNDRNGEYDPLKDNYIESGIVTMVFAVDTLGAMDDSFSVYEGETLTGDVSANDEWHAAMGDYAASVETDPAHGTLSLDADGSFTYQPDAGFTGTDSFTYRVTNERGGFTTATATIGVSANRLVPFAMPQYHGGAFASGTWGQTTGDFNGDGNVDLIVAGDQQNSLTFMQGNGDGTFQAEQLLNPNTDVRSQGLTAVDYDGDGDWDLLVYEYNQATVDGTADEATITLYRNDGAANFSREILFGGLIQGYWIDAGDVNGDGRVDVAYSGYRYISSTRTIVSEKAVVLQQSDGTLGDKTVLTDDYYGEFIMEDVDGDGHQDVVSTGSVFDSTTFTSTSYLQLFRGNGDGTFQSPLDVNSNANPKIYQVIDLNGDGLKDLLVSDRGTESHLGYYPQLEGGSFAERVTLTPGYLYSQLSVATEMNGDGVPDIVSYSYKGGYQVTWSPGLGGGAFGDPILVSSDVINGELHVADVDNDSYPDIINSGGSSATRLAPVGIFLNKTGEDPMVLLPPAARTRIGGDPIELQIYFGFPIEVSGTPRVPIQVGENTVYADYISGSGTPFLSFRYTIADTDIDLDGVQLAGNVIDLNGATLTDPVGGDAVLEFPNVLFDGVFVNAVGPLVRGITRLESTPTDVDSVRFEIEFAEEVTNVDASDFEVVMNAGDLAGAVIDSVTGSGNTYVVTVLTGTGSGTLALSVKDDASLTNMEGDPLARGYFGGEVYTLRRGTPEPIEHYFSDQHADCRPVWNDGEMTLAIHGAAEVIPGGEISSDAIYTYADSNALVERPDDAAYDFVGVDAGQSLYVLPSSQVPGVPFLGFTNGDIPSGLFASYVPDDPRVTSSTPRPYLRYEMTDMRSSSGGEFSLWSTPSSGPRVYMTTSDGISSEDVLWSSGHLHRNLGFSKPGTYEVDVFISGYLDVNANGVYDEGLDPYYESGIQTMVFAVDTLGATDDVFFVADGETLGGDVSVNDDWHASMGDYTASVETDPTNGTLTLHADGSFSYQTHAGFTGTDSFTYRVTNQRGGFTTATVTLAGTHSPIVNDDSYSVDEDGSLTVGGDGVLGNDVDADGDVLKAALVSAPLHGSLVLNPDGSFEYVPEANFFGTDSFTYTATDVQYQVTALGTLGGNTSFALDVNNLNQVTGNSGIVSGSSNPLHAFRWTDGELIDLGVVEGTGDNNFSRGYAINDAGVVVGESDNSASKAFRWENGVIANLGTLGGTSAVASDINNLGQIVGSSSNGAATKPFVYVDGLMLELPTIAGNAASTGRAWGISPDGRFIVGVTRADDAEFLSHASLWQRQADGNYTVVDMGALMDEDHYSYAHAVNDSGNAVGASVVGTVSPTSSTSLYHGFVYHDGEMVDVGSLGYHPTYVHSELKDINATDQFVGSVTRFYNFAAFGGAAVLGELVAGQTAMIDLNQLVDQGSGWTFLSAEGINDGRSIVGYGTFDGMSRAFLLTPVSARDDESIFGNVATVTIDVNPQPDAPVAVDDAYVVGRGSSVHGNVLFNDWDADGDPLVAELGATVMKGNLSFAADGSFVYTPSSGFDGSDSFVYSVRDGSGAVSTATVVIGAAQHRTFDTMLSGGHADIGLALGEHDHADDDGHDHGHDHGHHDEDPRWNLHIHDEENDAEHDPADALLYVGMGGYTQRTGEISAPEFDFLGAAGDEFFYVLPAIETPGLLFLGLGTEEIAEGTLLDGIARLQLKSVNGPGEFSLWETGPEGVRVLMATSDGTNHADHVVVQEHAHRHVNYGFSKSGLYEITVQATGTLADGDTLVSEDVTYFFQVGNTVSEIDVAGGQQQRSFVRSLDLTFASDEGLSEIADQRRIRLTQYDVNGENGFDVLDPARIPALSVAGNVLHLDFGSHGIGGNRSTTLGNGLYRVSVDVDGDGAYDVDKYFHRLFGDVDGDGAVSQSDLDQIIAAIGTNDPESDVDGSRRVNAIDRILASRSLGQQLADGIGLDD; this is encoded by the coding sequence GTGACCGACGGCATTTCCGAAGACGATGCGCTGTGGATGTTAGATGACAGCCACTCGCACTACAATTTCGGATTCTCCAAACCAGGGCGTTATGAAGTCGATGTCAAGGTGTCGGGCTACTTCGGTGACGACGGTTTGGCGACGGCAAACGCGGCCGGCCTGAGCAAAAGCCAGGAGGTCACGCTGTACTTTTCCGTGATTAGCGTTGGGCAGCTGCAGTTTGGCGCGGACAGCTACGCGGTTGACGAAGACGCCGGGACGGCTTCAATCGACGTGATCCGCGGTGGAGGTAGCGACGGACGCGTCACGGTGAACTACGCGACCAGTAACGGCACGGCGGACGCGGGACAAGATTACACCGCGACCACTGGCACGCTGGAATTCTTGGACGGCGAAACGGTCAAGACCATCGCGATTCCGATTACCGAGGAGCTCGTCGGCGAAGGCGACGAGACCTTTCAAGTCACGCTCTCCAGCCCCACGCCGGCGAACATGAACGGCTACTTGGTCGACGTCGAAGGAGACGCCAACGGGTTGCTAGGCCAAACCACCACGGCCGTCGTGACGATTGCCGATGGTGCCGTCAATACTCCGCCAACGCTCGCCCAGATCGACGACCAGTTCGTCGCCAAGAACGGTTCGACGGGCTCGATCGCGTTGGTGGTCGGGGATGCCGAAACGGCGGTCGCGGATCTGGTGGTGACGGCGACGTCATCGAACACCACTGTGGTGCCAGAAGGCAACATCACGCTGGGAGGAAACGGAGCGGACCGCACGATCACGATCACGCCGGGCGCCGATCAGATCGGATCGACGACGATCACCGTGACGGTGACTGATGGGAGTGGTTTGCAAACGAGTGAATCGTTTGAGCTGAACGTCAGCGGTGGTCTCGTGCCCTTCGGTATGGCCTCACATTATGGCGGCGATTCGATGCAGCGATTGGCTGTCGCCGACTTCACCGGTGACGGAACCCCCGACGTCGTTTCTGTCGCGGGCTATGCCGGGTCGATGACCTTCATGGAGGGAATCGGCGACGGGGGTTTCCTTGCGCCCATCGGCATCAACGCCGATGCGGGACTGTTCGTGGGTACGTTCTCGACCACCGACTTTGACGGCGACAACGACCTCGACTTTATCATCGCGGAATATACGTTCGACACGGTGACGGGCGCTGCCACAGACGGCGAACTTGTTCTTTACCGCAATGACGGAGCGGGGCAGTTCTCACGAACGGTATTGCGTCAAGGGCTTCCCGCGGTCAACCGTAATGCAGCGGGAGATATCAACGCCGACGGCCGCCCGGATGTCGTTTATTCCAAGGGCAGCACGAGTCTGGTGCTGCAAACCCAAAACGCTGCGGGTGAGTTAGAGCCGGAAATCGTGCTCGCATCACTCTCCTCGAGAGCTTCGGTCGTGTTGGAAGACATCGACAATGACGGGGACTTGGACATCGTCGCGTCGGACAGCTCCGCCGGAACTCTGTTGGTTTTCGTCAATGATGGTGCCGGAAATTTTGGAACACCGCAGACGCTGACGGCCGAGGTGGGACGCCCGTCGCTGGAAGAAGTTGTCGACCTCAACGGTGACGGCAGGCCGGACCTGATTGTCAAAGAAGGCTCCTCGCCGACGGCCGGCTACTACCCGCAAACCGCTGATGGCTCGTTCGGCGGCCGCGTTGAATTGCCGATCAATGCCCGGACCATCGACAGCCTGAGTACCGCCGATTTCAATGGCGACGGAATCTTGGACGTCGGATTTACCAATCGTGACTGGGACGACGCCTATTCGTACTTTGACTTCAACGTCGGCTGGCTGTATGGAAAAGGTGGCGGCGGATTCGGACCTTCCATTGTCGCCCAACGTTTTGCATCGGTCTCGTACGATTTCGCCACCGCCGATCTGGACGGGGATTCGGACCCGGACATCGTGGCGGCTGTCCTGCAGGATCCCGGCGTCGCAGTGCTGCTGAATCAGTCGGCAGAGGACCCGATGCGATTCATCGCACCCGAGGCACGGACCTACACGGCTGGTGATCCCATTGATTTGCAGATCTTCTTCGGATTGCCGATCACGGTCACCGGGACACCCCGGATCGCGTTGACCTTGGGTGCCGAAACCGTCTACGCAGAATACGCCGCCGGTTCGGGAACCTCGACGCTTCAGTTCACCTACCAGGTTGCCGACACGGACGTCGATCTGGACGGCGTCCAATTGGCCAGCAACGTGATCGATCTCAATGGAGGCACGCTCAGCGATCCGTTGGGCAGTGACGCGGCGCTGCAATTCCCCACGACGGTGCTCGAAGGTGTCATCGTCAACGCGGTGGGGCCCGTGGTGGCACAGATCTCACGGATCGATACCACGCCGACCGAATCGGAGATGGTTCGGTTTCGCGTTGAATTCGCCGAGGCGGTTGAGGGGGTTGATGTGGTGGACTTCGATGCCCAAATGTTCGATGGAGACATTTCCGGAGCAACCATTGAATCGGTGACTGGTTCGGGTGACACCTATGAGTTGACGGTGTCGACCGGAACGGGAAGCGGCGTGCTGGCGTTAAGCGTGAAAGAGTCCGCCACGATCACGGACCTCCAAGGCGACCCGTTGGCCAGGGGGTACGTCGGTGGGGAAGTCTACACGTTGCGTCGATCAGCCCCAGGTCCCATCGATGTGTATTACACGAAAGGCCACGGCGACTATCGACCGGTGCTGAACGGTGGCCAACTCACCTACGTGCTGCACGGTGATCCGGCGGAAGTCCCCAGCGGCGAAGTGCCCAGCGATGAAATTTCCACCTACGTCGACTCGACCGGGATCGTCAACCGGCCGGAGGATCAGGCGTATGAGTTCCTGGGTGTGGGCGGAAACGAACCGCTTTACGTGATCCCGAATATCCAGTCGCCGACGCTTCCGTTCCTCGGCTTCAGTGGCGAAAGTGTTCCCGAGGGCGCGTTTGCCAGTTACGTGCCGGACCATCCGAACGTGACGTCCAGCAGTGCCAGACCGTACATCAAACTGGAAATGCTGGACGTGCGGAGCACCAGCGGTGGCGAATTCTCGATGTGGTCCAATCCGCCTTCCTGGAACCCGAGTGCGGGAGTGAGCGTCTACATGGCGACCAGCGACGGGATTAGCGATGCCGACGCACTGTTCCTTCGCGTCGGCAGCCACGGGCACTTCAACGTCGGCTTTAGCGAACCGGGCGTTTACGAAGTCGATGTGTTCGCAAGTGGATACCTGGACAACGACCGCAACGGCGAATACGACCCGCTGAAAGACAACTACATCGAAAGCGGTATCGTCACGATGGTGTTTGCCGTCGACACGCTCGGCGCGATGGATGATTCCTTTAGCGTCTACGAAGGCGAAACGCTGACCGGCGACGTATCGGCCAATGACGAATGGCACGCGGCGATGGGCGACTACGCGGCTTCCGTCGAAACCGATCCCGCCCACGGGACGCTATCGCTCGATGCCGACGGATCCTTCACCTACCAGCCGGATGCGGGGTTCACCGGAACGGACAGTTTCACTTACCGAGTGACCAACGAACGCGGCGGGTTCACCACTGCAACCGCGACGATCGGCGTCTCGGCGAATCGGCTGGTGCCGTTCGCGATGCCGCAGTACCACGGCGGTGCCTTTGCGAGCGGAACGTGGGGGCAGACGACGGGCGACTTCAATGGAGATGGCAACGTCGATTTGATTGTCGCGGGTGATCAACAAAACTCGCTCACCTTCATGCAAGGCAACGGCGATGGGACGTTCCAGGCCGAGCAGCTATTGAACCCGAACACAGACGTTCGTTCGCAAGGGCTGACGGCTGTCGACTATGACGGAGATGGCGACTGGGACTTGCTGGTTTACGAGTACAACCAGGCGACGGTAGACGGAACGGCCGACGAGGCCACGATCACCCTCTATCGCAATGATGGAGCGGCGAACTTCAGCCGCGAAATCCTGTTCGGCGGCCTCATTCAAGGCTATTGGATCGACGCGGGTGACGTGAACGGAGACGGCCGCGTCGATGTGGCCTACAGTGGGTATCGATATATTTCTTCGACGCGAACCATCGTCTCGGAGAAGGCAGTTGTGTTGCAACAGAGCGACGGAACACTAGGCGACAAAACGGTCCTCACCGACGATTACTATGGTGAATTCATCATGGAGGACGTCGATGGCGATGGCCACCAGGACGTCGTTTCGACAGGCAGTGTCTTCGACTCGACCACCTTCACTTCAACGAGCTACTTGCAACTCTTCCGGGGCAATGGTGACGGAACATTTCAATCGCCGTTGGACGTTAATTCGAATGCCAACCCCAAAATCTATCAGGTGATCGACCTGAACGGCGACGGGCTGAAGGATCTTCTCGTGTCTGATCGCGGCACGGAAAGCCATCTCGGCTATTACCCGCAGCTGGAAGGTGGAAGCTTCGCTGAGCGGGTAACGCTGACGCCCGGCTATCTCTATTCGCAACTTTCCGTTGCAACGGAGATGAATGGCGACGGCGTCCCCGACATTGTTAGCTATTCGTACAAAGGCGGTTATCAAGTCACCTGGTCTCCGGGGCTGGGTGGCGGAGCCTTCGGCGATCCCATCTTGGTTTCATCCGATGTCATCAACGGAGAGCTACACGTTGCCGACGTCGACAATGATTCTTACCCGGACATCATCAATTCGGGTGGATCCTCAGCAACGCGACTTGCGCCCGTCGGCATCTTTCTGAACAAGACGGGTGAAGATCCGATGGTGCTGTTGCCGCCGGCGGCGCGTACTCGGATCGGTGGAGACCCGATCGAGTTGCAGATTTACTTTGGTTTTCCGATTGAAGTGTCGGGAACGCCGCGCGTGCCGATTCAAGTGGGGGAAAACACGGTTTACGCGGACTACATCTCCGGCTCGGGGACTCCGTTTTTGAGTTTCCGCTACACCATCGCGGATACCGACATTGATCTGGACGGCGTGCAGCTTGCGGGCAATGTGATTGATCTGAACGGCGCCACGCTGACCGATCCGGTCGGCGGCGATGCCGTGCTCGAATTCCCCAACGTTCTGTTCGACGGCGTGTTCGTCAATGCGGTCGGCCCGCTGGTGCGTGGCATCACGCGGCTGGAGTCGACTCCGACAGATGTCGATTCGGTACGTTTTGAGATTGAGTTTGCCGAAGAAGTGACGAACGTCGATGCGAGCGATTTCGAAGTCGTCATGAACGCAGGCGACTTGGCGGGAGCGGTGATCGATTCGGTGACCGGTTCAGGCAATACCTACGTTGTCACCGTCTTGACCGGAACCGGTAGCGGTACGCTGGCGCTGAGTGTCAAAGATGACGCGAGTCTCACCAACATGGAAGGCGATCCGTTGGCTCGCGGCTATTTCGGCGGTGAAGTGTACACGTTGCGACGAGGGACACCTGAGCCGATTGAGCACTACTTCAGCGACCAGCACGCTGATTGCCGTCCGGTTTGGAACGACGGCGAGATGACGCTGGCGATTCACGGCGCAGCAGAGGTGATTCCCGGTGGGGAGATATCCAGTGACGCGATCTACACCTACGCCGACTCGAACGCTCTCGTTGAGCGACCAGACGACGCCGCCTACGATTTCGTCGGCGTCGATGCAGGCCAGTCGCTCTACGTGCTGCCGAGTTCTCAAGTGCCCGGGGTCCCCTTCCTGGGCTTCACCAACGGAGACATTCCCAGCGGTCTATTCGCCAGCTACGTGCCAGACGATCCACGCGTCACCTCCAGCACGCCGCGGCCGTACCTTCGCTATGAAATGACGGACATGCGCAGCAGCAGCGGCGGTGAATTCTCGCTCTGGTCAACGCCAAGCTCTGGACCGCGCGTTTACATGACGACCAGCGATGGCATCTCCAGCGAAGACGTTCTCTGGAGTTCCGGTCACCTCCATCGCAACCTCGGTTTTTCCAAGCCCGGGACTTACGAAGTGGACGTGTTCATCAGCGGCTATCTGGACGTGAATGCCAATGGCGTCTATGACGAAGGACTGGATCCCTATTACGAAAGCGGCATCCAGACGATGGTGTTTGCCGTCGATACGCTCGGCGCGACGGACGATGTCTTCTTCGTCGCCGACGGTGAAACGCTCGGTGGAGATGTGTCGGTCAACGACGATTGGCATGCGTCGATGGGTGACTATACCGCCTCGGTCGAGACTGACCCAACCAACGGAACGCTGACACTCCATGCCGATGGTTCGTTCAGCTACCAGACGCACGCCGGATTCACGGGCACGGACAGCTTTACGTATCGCGTGACCAATCAACGCGGTGGGTTTACAACCGCAACGGTGACGTTGGCCGGAACGCACTCTCCCATCGTCAATGACGATTCGTATTCGGTTGACGAAGACGGGAGTTTGACCGTCGGTGGCGACGGAGTACTGGGCAATGACGTGGACGCCGATGGGGATGTGCTGAAAGCCGCACTCGTTTCTGCCCCATTGCACGGCTCGTTGGTGCTAAATCCCGATGGCTCCTTCGAATATGTCCCCGAGGCCAACTTCTTTGGGACGGATTCATTCACCTACACGGCGACCGATGTGCAGTACCAGGTCACCGCATTGGGAACGCTGGGCGGGAATACCAGTTTCGCGCTGGATGTCAACAATCTGAACCAAGTCACCGGCAATTCCGGAATTGTTAGCGGTTCGAGCAACCCGCTGCACGCGTTCCGCTGGACCGATGGCGAGCTCATCGATTTGGGAGTGGTTGAAGGGACGGGCGACAACAACTTCAGCCGCGGATACGCGATCAATGATGCAGGAGTGGTTGTCGGCGAAAGTGACAACAGTGCGTCGAAGGCCTTCCGCTGGGAAAACGGCGTGATCGCGAATCTCGGGACGCTCGGCGGAACGTCGGCCGTTGCCAGCGACATCAATAATCTGGGCCAAATCGTCGGCAGCAGCAGCAACGGGGCCGCGACAAAACCGTTTGTCTACGTCGATGGATTGATGTTGGAGCTTCCGACGATCGCCGGCAATGCCGCATCGACCGGCCGCGCTTGGGGGATCAGCCCCGATGGACGATTCATCGTCGGAGTCACGCGTGCCGACGATGCCGAATTCCTTTCGCACGCGAGCCTGTGGCAGCGCCAAGCCGATGGAAACTATACCGTCGTCGACATGGGCGCGCTGATGGACGAAGACCACTACAGCTACGCCCATGCGGTCAACGATTCCGGAAATGCGGTCGGTGCCTCCGTCGTCGGAACCGTTTCACCGACCAGCTCGACCAGCTTGTACCACGGATTCGTGTACCACGATGGGGAAATGGTCGACGTTGGGTCTCTCGGTTACCATCCAACCTACGTTCATAGTGAGTTGAAGGACATCAATGCGACCGATCAGTTCGTCGGTTCGGTCACACGTTTCTACAACTTCGCTGCCTTCGGCGGTGCCGCCGTCCTGGGGGAACTGGTTGCCGGCCAGACGGCGATGATCGATCTGAATCAATTGGTCGACCAGGGCTCGGGATGGACCTTCTTGAGCGCCGAGGGGATCAATGATGGACGCAGTATCGTGGGCTACGGAACCTTTGACGGGATGTCGCGGGCCTTCTTACTCACACCTGTCTCGGCACGCGATGACGAGAGTATCTTTGGCAACGTCGCGACCGTGACGATTGACGTCAATCCGCAGCCCGATGCTCCGGTGGCCGTCGACGACGCCTATGTCGTCGGACGTGGCAGTTCGGTTCACGGCAACGTGTTGTTCAACGATTGGGATGCCGACGGTGATCCGCTGGTCGCTGAACTGGGGGCGACGGTGATGAAGGGGAACCTGAGCTTTGCGGCCGACGGATCGTTCGTCTACACGCCGTCGTCGGGCTTCGACGGTTCGGATAGTTTTGTCTATTCGGTGCGCGACGGCAGCGGTGCTGTATCGACGGCGACGGTTGTGATCGGCGCCGCCCAGCACAGAACATTCGACACCATGTTGTCCGGGGGCCACGCGGACATCGGTTTGGCACTCGGCGAACACGACCACGCAGATGATGACGGTCATGATCATGGCCACGACCACGGTCACCACGACGAAGATCCGCGGTGGAATCTTCACATCCATGACGAAGAAAACGATGCCGAACACGATCCCGCCGACGCGTTGTTGTACGTGGGAATGGGAGGCTACACCCAGCGTACCGGTGAGATTTCGGCACCCGAATTCGACTTCCTGGGCGCCGCAGGGGACGAGTTCTTCTATGTCCTGCCAGCGATTGAAACGCCCGGACTATTGTTCTTAGGATTGGGCACCGAAGAAATCGCCGAAGGGACGCTACTGGACGGGATCGCCCGCTTGCAACTCAAGAGCGTCAACGGTCCCGGAGAGTTTTCGCTTTGGGAAACCGGGCCAGAAGGTGTACGTGTTCTGATGGCGACGTCGGACGGAACGAACCACGCCGATCATGTCGTTGTTCAAGAGCACGCTCATCGCCACGTCAACTATGGATTCTCCAAATCCGGCTTGTATGAGATTACGGTTCAAGCGACCGGGACCCTGGCCGATGGAGACACCCTCGTCAGTGAAGATGTCACCTACTTCTTCCAGGTCGGAAACACCGTGTCTGAGATCGATGTGGCGGGTGGTCAGCAACAACGCTCCTTCGTCCGCAGTTTGGATCTGACCTTTGCGAGCGACGAAGGGCTGAGCGAGATCGCCGATCAGCGTCGCATTCGATTGACCCAGTACGACGTCAATGGTGAGAACGGGTTCGACGTACTTGATCCGGCCAGGATCCCCGCGCTGTCCGTTGCCGGAAACGTGCTTCACCTGGACTTCGGATCGCACGGGATCGGTGGGAACCGTTCAACCACCCTGGGCAACGGCCTTTACCGAGTGTCCGTCGATGTCGACGGAGATGGAGCTTATGACGTCGATAAGTACTTCCATCGGTTGTTCGGAGACGTCGACGGCGATGGTGCGGTGAGCCAGTCGGACCTGGATCAGATCATCGCCGCCATCGGGACAAATGATCCCGAGTCCGATGTCGATGGAAGCCGCCGTGTCAACGCGATCGACCGAATTCTCGCGTCACGTTCGCTCGGACAACAGTTGGCCGATGGAATCGGGCTGGATGACTGA